In one Rutidosis leptorrhynchoides isolate AG116_Rl617_1_P2 chromosome 8, CSIRO_AGI_Rlap_v1, whole genome shotgun sequence genomic region, the following are encoded:
- the LOC139864677 gene encoding uncharacterized protein codes for MRVAKYLEVKELSVYANSQLVSNQFNGIFEAHNESIQKYLKLVQELAADALSKLVALTFNHFKKQNWVEEVKIKSIDADCTSAAVEEEESSWMTPIVKFLNTGTLPIDSTKARKIKMKAQIYLLDNGVLYKKSFLGPHLRCLNPTQAESIIREVHEEMYALHSGHKTVASKIMRLGY; via the exons ATGCGCGTAGCAAAATACTTGGAGGTAAAAGAGTTGTCAGTATATGCTAATTCACAGTTGGTTTCTAATCAATTCAACGGGATATTTGAAGCACATAATGAGTCAATACAAAAATATCTGAAGCTTGTGCAAGAACTTGCG GCAGATGCGCTTAGTAAGTTAGTCGCTTTAACGTTCAACCATTTCAAAAAACAAAATTGGGTGGAAGAAGTAAAGATCAAATCCATTGACGCTGACTGCACATCTGCCGCAGTCGAAGAAGAAGAGTCAAGTTGGATGACACCGATAGTGAAATTTCTGAATACCGGAACATTGCCAATAGATTCAACGAAGGCAAGGAAAATTAAAATGAAAGCACAAATTTATTTGCTAGACAATGGAGTCCTATATAAAAAATCTTTCTTGGGACCTCATTTACGGTGTCTTAATCCAACTCAAGCAGAATCAATTATCCGAGAAGTGCACGAGGAAATGTACGCTTTGCATTCAGGACATAAAACGGTGGCATCCAAGATAATGCGGCTTGGATACTAG